One genomic region from Candidatus Cloacimonadota bacterium encodes:
- a CDS encoding AEC family transporter, with the protein MTEQNIVLVFSFALGIVLKSLKFLSKDDAPVLLRFMLNVCLPPLMILAIYRATPSANMLLVPLIAMLVVFIIYFISSSIGKKLAMPRPTFGSFLVGTMIMNTAFALPYFKAIGSEELALASLYDIGNTILIFTFSYYNAIKYGDNAHSDRIQIKKFLTLLPLWAMAIAFAIKGFGLHISPAAITLLEVLSQPIGVLMMVALGLAFAPKLSHLGKALIAVFIRMGLGFAAGFALSLLFGLQGVPRLVVLTCSALPVGFNTLIFADRENMDRSFAATMVSVSTLISLFTTPLLIRLFS; encoded by the coding sequence ATGACTGAACAAAACATCGTCCTCGTCTTCTCCTTCGCCCTCGGCATCGTTCTGAAAAGCCTGAAATTCCTTTCCAAAGACGACGCCCCGGTGCTGCTGCGCTTCATGCTCAACGTCTGCCTGCCCCCGTTGATGATCCTCGCCATCTACCGTGCCACGCCTTCCGCGAACATGCTGCTGGTCCCGCTGATCGCCATGCTGGTGGTTTTCATCATCTATTTCATTTCATCATCCATCGGCAAAAAACTGGCCATGCCCCGCCCCACTTTCGGCTCTTTCCTGGTGGGCACGATGATCATGAACACGGCCTTCGCCCTGCCTTATTTCAAGGCTATCGGCAGCGAGGAACTTGCCCTCGCCTCGCTTTACGACATCGGCAACACCATCCTGATCTTCACTTTCAGCTACTACAACGCCATCAAATACGGAGACAACGCCCACAGCGACCGCATCCAGATAAAGAAATTCCTCACCCTGCTGCCGCTTTGGGCCATGGCCATCGCCTTTGCCATCAAGGGATTCGGACTGCACATCTCGCCTGCCGCGATTACCTTGCTGGAGGTTTTGAGCCAGCCCATCGGAGTGCTGATGATGGTGGCTCTGGGACTGGCTTTCGCGCCCAAGCTCTCCCATCTGGGCAAGGCGCTGATAGCCGTGTTCATCAGGATGGGCCTGGGTTTCGCCGCTGGATTCGCGCTTTCCCTGCTCTTCGGGCTGCAGGGCGTCCCGCGCCTGGTGGTGCTCACCTGTTCCGCCCTGCCGGTGGGTTTCAACACCCTCATCTTTGCCGACCGCGAGAACATGGACCGCTCCTTCGCCGCCACCATGGTCTCGGTCTCAACCCTCATATCCCTCTTCACCACACCCCTGCTGATCCGCCTCTTTTCCTGA